The proteins below come from a single Bactrocera dorsalis isolate Fly_Bdor chromosome 5, ASM2337382v1, whole genome shotgun sequence genomic window:
- the LOC125779004 gene encoding juvenile hormone acid O-methyltransferase-like, with the protein MNQPKEYAATNAILNRHILELIGQFSEEFRNMNGRIIDIGCGPGNTTRDILVPCVGREAVIVGADISPEMIEYANQHYAVSDKLSFLELDMQMSELPKYLIEQFDHAVSFYALHWCKNTQKALQNIYKLLRPGGKAIILTISHHMIYDMYPEQEKDPRFAPYMQGSEKWTIPHQGCADADEMMKKDLIAAKFKVEYCVNKWKTFTYPSLDTLVDLVMAVNPFVNKMPNDVQKEYREDMKERLKTKCVFTKGSSSVGCRISLLTIVIQKPENSEEIN; encoded by the exons ATGAATCAACCAAAGGAATACGCTGCAACAAATGCTATCCTGAATCGTCATATATTGGAATTGATCGGTCAATTTTCGGAGGAGTTCAGGAACATGAATGGTCGAATTATCGATATAGGCTGCGGTCCTGGAAATACCACAAGAGATATACTTGTCCCATGTGTCGGCAGGGAGGCTGTTATTGTTG GTGCTGATATATCCCCAGAAATGATTGAGTATGCAAATCAGCATTATGCAGTTAGTGATAAATTATCATTCCTTGAGTTAGATATGCAAATGTCTGAGCTACCAAAATACTTGATCGAACAATTTGATCATGCAGTTTCGTTCTATGCTCTCCACTGGTGTAAGAATACACAGAAAGCATTACAGAACATCTACAAACTTCTTCGACCAGGGGGTAAAGCCATTATTTTAACCATTTCCCATCACATGATATACGATATGTATCCGGAACAGGAAAAAGATCCAAGATTTGCACCATACATGCAG GGTTCAGAGAAGTGGACCATTCCTCACCAGGGTTGTGCAGATGCTGACGAGATGATGAAGAAAGACCTAATTGCAGCCAAATTCAAAGTAGAGTACTGTGTTAACAAATGGAAAACATTCACCTATCCAAGTTTGGACACTCTAGTTG ATTTGGTGATGGCTGTTAAtccatttgtaaataaaatgccaaATGATGTCCAGAAAGAATACAGGGAAGATATGAAGGAACGTCTCAAGACCAAGTGTGTTTTCACCAAAGGAAGTTCCAGTGTAGGTTGTCGCATTTCGTTACTCACAATTGTAATCCAAAAACCCGAGAATTCAGAGGAAATTAATTAA
- the LOC125779005 gene encoding pupal cuticle protein Edg-78E-like yields MFKLLLIVTSLFAFAYAAGDPADTPATILKYENEVNPDGSYNYAYETSNLIKAQESGVGSSYAAGSFSYTSPEGQPIQLTYTADENGYQPKGDHLPTPPPIPDYILRALAYIEAHPFEKIQLQKRGSK; encoded by the exons ATGTTCAAATTG CTCCTCATCGTCACATCACTTTTCGCCTTTGCTTACGCTGCTGGTGATCCTGCAGATACTCCCGCCACCATCCTGAAGTATGAGAATGAAGTAAACCCCGATGGCAGCTACAATTACGCGTACGAAACGTCGAATCTGATTAAGGCGCAGGAGAGCGGTGTTGGGAGCTCGTATGCCGCCGGCTCATTCTCGTACACCTCGCCCGAGGGCCAGCCCATCCAATTGACTTACACAGCCGATGAAAATGGTTATCAACCCAAAGGTGATCATTTGCCTACGCCGCCACCAATTCCAGATTACATTCTGAGAGCGCTGGCTTACATTGAAGCGCATCCATTCGAGAAGATTCAGCTGCAAAAACGTGGAAGCAAATAA
- the LOC125779003 gene encoding juvenile hormone acid O-methyltransferase-like, protein MNQPNEYAATNATQIRNILELIGQFSEEFRNMNGRIIDIGCGPGNTTRDVLVPCVGREAVIVGADISPEMIEYANQHYAVSDKLSFLELDMQTSELPKDLIEQFDHAVSFYALHWCKNTQKALQNIYKLLRPGGKAIIVTISHHMIYDMYPEQEKDPRFAPYMQGSEKWTPPHQGCADADEMMKKDLIAAKFKVEYCVNKWNTYTYPSLDTLVDLVMAVNPCVNKMPNDVQKECREDMKERLKTKCVFTKGSSSVGCRFSVLTIVIQKPENSEEIN, encoded by the exons ATGAATCAACCAAATGAATACGCTGCAACGAATGCTACCCAGATTCGTAATATATTGGAATTGATCGGTCAATTTTCGGAGGAGTTCAGGAACATGAATGGTCGAATTATCGATATAGGCTGCGGTCCTGGAAATACCACAAGAGATGTACTTGTCCCATGTGTCGGCAGGGAGGCTGTTATTGTTG GTGCTGATATATCCCCAGAAATGATTGAGTATGCAAATCAGCATTATGCAGTTAGTGATAAACTATCATTCCTTGAGTTAGATATGCAAACGTCTGAGCTACCAAAAGACTTGATCGAACAATTTGATCATGCAGTTTCGTTCTATGCTCTCCACTGGTGTAAGAATACACAGAAAGCATTACAGAACATCTATAAACTTCTTCGACCAGGGGGTAAAGCCATTATTGTAACCATTTCCCATCACATGATATACGATATGTATCCGGAACAGGAAAAAGATCCAAGATTTGCACCATACATGCAG ggTTCAGAGAAGTGGACACCTCCTCACCAGGGTTGTGCAGATGCTGACGAGATGATGAAGAAAGATCTAATTGCAGCCAAATTCAAAGTAGAGTACTGTGTTAACAAATGGAATACATACACCTATCCAAGTTTGGACACTCTAGTTG ATTTGGTGATGGCTGTTAATCcatgtgtaaataaaatgccAAATGATGTCCAGAAAGAATGCAGGGAAGATATGAAGGAACGTCTCAAGACCAAGTGTGTTTTCACCAAAGGAAGTTCCAGTGTAGGTTGTCGCTTTTCGGTACTCACAATTGTAATCCAAAAACCCGAGAATTCAGAGGAAATTAATTAA